From a region of the Paenibacillus segetis genome:
- a CDS encoding serine hydrolase domain-containing protein produces the protein MKKRLIWILSATIALTPLVPTAALASSENVATSNQTQATIASEKAALLTEQYGTTSVQYALIDNGKITISGQTGLNDGAGKIPLTKETMYGIGSTSKMFTTVAVMKLVDEGKINLDTPLVQYITDFKMLDERYKQITPRMLLNHSSGLQGSSLGNTVLFNDNDTFAHDNLLEILSKQRLKADPGAFSVYCNDGFSLAEILVEKVSGMNFTAFIHQNFIEPLEMKHTKTPQDVIDSSKLPGLYYPTFQKQLPNETLNAIGAGGIYSTAEDLVQFSQIFMGREKEILSDSAVLAMEQEEYKKGIWPQDADSIIDFGLGWDSVRLFPFSDYKIKGLSKGGDTILYHASLVVLPEQDMAAAVLSSGGSSSTNELLAHELLLQALKEKGAIKDIKPEKSFGTPVKADMPSDITKYSGYYGATGQIIKVAIKDGELSLSVPSVPAYPEQNYIYTSDGSFVNETGSSKVSIVTEKNGRSYLWNREYVTVPGLGQLAISQYLAEKLETEALSAETEGVWAKREGKTYYPVNEKYSSLMYMLDPTLKISRTPELKDYFGDKKITGPNTAVSQHQVPSTGSRDTAGFSFYTKEGIEYFEAAGNLYASEEIVLPLYQGKKSTVTVQTDGNARWYSVPQAVVGKKMIVEMPEKGAFAVYDGNGACVNYTIISGSNEVVLPENGIIVFAGNAGSSFIISLEK, from the coding sequence ATGAAAAAAAGATTGATATGGATTCTGAGTGCTACTATTGCACTGACACCGCTTGTTCCGACTGCAGCACTAGCGTCTAGCGAGAATGTTGCAACTTCTAATCAGACACAGGCGACGATCGCCTCTGAGAAAGCGGCACTGCTTACCGAACAATACGGTACGACCAGCGTACAGTATGCACTGATCGACAACGGGAAGATTACTATTTCAGGACAGACGGGATTAAACGATGGAGCAGGGAAAATCCCTTTGACCAAGGAAACGATGTATGGTATCGGATCAACGAGCAAAATGTTTACGACTGTTGCCGTCATGAAATTGGTAGATGAGGGAAAAATTAATCTGGATACTCCCTTGGTGCAGTACATAACTGATTTCAAGATGTTAGATGAACGTTATAAGCAAATTACGCCTCGTATGCTGCTGAACCATTCTTCTGGACTTCAAGGTTCAAGCCTGGGGAATACAGTTTTGTTCAACGATAATGACACATTTGCGCATGACAATCTGCTTGAGATTTTGTCTAAGCAGCGTTTAAAAGCTGATCCAGGAGCATTCTCTGTTTATTGCAACGACGGATTTTCACTAGCTGAGATTCTTGTAGAAAAAGTCAGTGGTATGAATTTCACTGCATTCATTCATCAAAATTTTATCGAACCATTAGAAATGAAACATACAAAGACACCACAAGACGTAATAGATTCAAGCAAACTTCCAGGTCTTTATTATCCAACGTTTCAAAAGCAGCTCCCAAATGAAACTTTAAACGCGATTGGAGCGGGCGGAATCTATTCTACAGCAGAGGATTTGGTACAATTCTCGCAGATTTTTATGGGTCGTGAAAAGGAAATTCTCTCGGATAGCGCGGTCTTAGCAATGGAGCAAGAGGAATACAAGAAGGGAATCTGGCCTCAAGATGCGGATAGTATAATCGACTTCGGGCTTGGTTGGGATAGTGTAAGATTATTTCCATTCAGTGATTACAAAATTAAGGGTCTCAGCAAAGGTGGAGACACAATTTTGTATCATGCTTCTCTCGTAGTGCTTCCAGAGCAGGACATGGCTGCTGCAGTTCTATCATCAGGCGGAAGTAGTTCGACGAACGAACTTCTGGCTCACGAACTTCTTCTTCAGGCGTTGAAAGAGAAGGGCGCAATCAAAGACATTAAGCCGGAGAAATCATTCGGCACACCCGTAAAGGCTGACATGCCAAGCGACATCACAAAGTACTCGGGCTATTATGGTGCTACCGGTCAAATAATTAAAGTTGCTATAAAGGATGGAGAGCTTTCATTATCGGTGCCGAGTGTACCTGCATATCCTGAACAGAATTATATATATACATCGGATGGCTCTTTTGTCAACGAAACTGGAAGTTCGAAGGTCAGTATTGTAACCGAAAAAAATGGACGCAGCTATCTGTGGAATAGAGAATATGTAACCGTTCCGGGATTGGGACAATTGGCAATATCTCAGTACTTAGCCGAGAAGCTGGAAACTGAGGCCTTATCTGCAGAGACGGAAGGTGTATGGGCAAAGAGAGAAGGCAAAACATATTACCCTGTGAATGAGAAATATAGTTCTCTTATGTACATGCTTGATCCAACTCTCAAGATTTCCCGTACCCCAGAATTAAAGGATTATTTCGGAGATAAGAAAATTACTGGACCGAATACTGCAGTGAGCCAACATCAAGTCCCTAGCACGGGAAGCCGGGATACGGCTGGATTTAGTTTCTATACGAAAGAAGGAATCGAATACTTTGAGGCTGCTGGAAATTTGTATGCCAGTGAGGAAATAGTATTACCTCTTTATCAAGGGAAAAAATCCACGGTTACTGTGCAAACTGACGGAAATGCAAGATGGTATAGTGTGCCACAAGCAGTTGTTGGTAAGAAGATGATAGTAGAGATGCCTGAAAAAGGAGCCTTTGCGGTATACGATGGAAATGGAGCATGCGTGAACTACACCATAATCAGCGGCAGTAATGAAGTTGTTCTCCCTGAGAACGGAATAATTGTATTTGCTGGCAACGCTGGATCATCATTTATCATTTCATTGGAAAAGTAG
- a CDS encoding DMT family transporter, whose protein sequence is MHITLYLITGIIMGTFFPIQASMSTRLSSSSKTPLTASLIAFTLGTVILLIINLIKDPVGFTVGIDFTYPLYVFIGGAIAGVGFNVANIILFSKLGASITTLVTVAGQMIVGILIDHFGWFGVPANPVSITRTLGMAIMIFAISLVQPNKKNDLPMTSEEEKKNSKIIWIITGVLAGFLPPLQTAINGELRVATGSPLGAAFISFFVGAIILIILILITQRRLEFPIYDTKKNRIPIWTYMGGIFGIFIVSGNIILLPILGSVLTTMVFLLGQMIMALIIDQFGMFKLQKRKIDSRRIVALVLMVIGVIFVKFL, encoded by the coding sequence ATGCATATCACGCTTTATTTAATTACAGGGATAATTATGGGAACATTTTTCCCTATCCAGGCATCTATGAGTACTCGTTTAAGTTCTTCTTCAAAAACACCTTTAACAGCTTCGCTTATTGCATTTACTTTAGGAACGGTGATACTACTCATTATAAATCTAATAAAAGATCCAGTAGGATTTACTGTAGGAATTGATTTTACATACCCATTGTATGTTTTTATCGGTGGAGCAATAGCTGGAGTTGGTTTTAATGTGGCTAATATTATTCTTTTCTCAAAACTTGGTGCGTCTATCACAACGCTAGTAACCGTAGCGGGGCAAATGATTGTAGGGATACTTATTGATCATTTTGGGTGGTTCGGAGTACCGGCTAATCCCGTTAGCATAACTAGAACACTCGGAATGGCCATTATGATTTTCGCCATTTCATTAGTTCAACCTAACAAGAAAAATGATTTACCAATGACGTCAGAAGAGGAAAAGAAGAATAGCAAAATCATTTGGATCATTACGGGGGTGTTGGCCGGTTTTTTACCTCCATTGCAAACCGCTATTAATGGAGAACTACGTGTTGCAACAGGATCACCTTTAGGGGCTGCCTTTATTTCTTTTTTTGTTGGTGCAATTATCTTGATAATTTTGATATTGATTACTCAACGTCGATTAGAGTTTCCTATATATGACACTAAAAAAAATCGCATTCCCATTTGGACATATATGGGTGGTATATTTGGAATATTTATCGTATCAGGCAACATTATATTGTTACCAATACTTGGATCGGTTCTAACTACAATGGTTTTCTTATTGGGACAAATGATTATGGCATTAATAATTGATCAATTTGGAATGTTTAAGTTACAAAAAAGAAAAATTGATAGTAGAAGAATTGTAGCTCTGGTATTGATGGTTATTGGAGTCATATTTGTAAAGTTCTTGTAG
- a CDS encoding Rrf2 family transcriptional regulator has protein sequence MKFTKATNYALHTMLALIDASSVKPIGVQQLAQTQGVSPTYLSKILTRLVKAGIIESVSGANGGYHLSRKKDNITFLDIIHAIEGNTSMFECDFVHGEECSIQAVMKEAEEKMESYLKNTKLMDLVKNQIQN, from the coding sequence ATGAAGTTTACTAAAGCCACGAATTATGCTCTGCACACCATGCTCGCACTGATTGACGCTTCTTCGGTTAAGCCAATAGGTGTTCAGCAATTAGCACAGACACAAGGTGTTTCCCCAACATATCTCTCAAAAATTTTAACAAGGCTCGTAAAAGCAGGAATAATAGAATCTGTTTCTGGTGCTAACGGGGGATATCATTTATCTCGAAAGAAAGATAATATTACATTTTTGGATATTATCCACGCCATTGAAGGTAATACCTCGATGTTTGAATGTGATTTTGTCCACGGTGAAGAATGCTCGATTCAAGCTGTGATGAAGGAAGCAGAAGAGAAGATGGAAAGCTATCTTAAAAATACAAAGTTGATGGACCTGGTCAAAAATCAAATACAAAATTAG